One Brassica napus cultivar Da-Ae chromosome C2, Da-Ae, whole genome shotgun sequence DNA window includes the following coding sequences:
- the LOC106430269 gene encoding GDSL esterase/lipase At1g74460-like isoform X2, with protein MKYLLVFFIVLGLNAINGYDCKIVQFIFGDSLSDVGNNRNLPRSLAQANLPFYGIDFGNGLPNGRFTNGRTVSDIISDKIGLPRPLAFLDPSMNEDVILANGVNYASGGGGILNETGGYFQIELFQGTRDVIVAKIGKKEADKFFQQAGYVVSLGSNDFINNYLMPVYSDSWKYTDQTFVDYLMETLESQLRVLHSLGARKLMVFGLGPMGCIPLQRALSLDGKCQNKASSLAVRFNKAATTMLKDLETKLPNANYKFGEAYNLVNDVITNPQKYGFDNSDSPCCSFYRIRPALTCIPASTLCKDRSKYVFWDEYHPTDKANELVANILIKRFDFMRADDGTSEAPSPSPDLAPSPDDK; from the exons ATGAAGTACTTACTCGTTTTTTTTATCGTTCTAGGACTCAACGCGATCAATGGCTACGATTGCAAGATCGTCCAGTTTATATTTGGAGATTCATTGTCTGATGTAGGTAACAATAGGAACCTACCGAGGAGTTTAGCTCAGGCGAATCTTCCCTTTTACGGTATAGATTTTGGCAACGGTTTGCCTAATGGAAGGTTCACTAATGGCCGAACTGTTTCAGACATTATAA GTGATAAAATTGGGTTACCTAGACCATTAGCCTTTCTAGATCCATCAATGAATGAAGATGTAATACTTGCAAATGGAGTGAACTACGCCTCAGGAGGCGGTGGAATCTTGAATGAAACTGGTGGTTATTTC CAAATAGAATTGTTCCAAGGGACACGAGATGTAATTGTggcaaagatagggaaaaaagAAGCAGACAAATTCTTCCAACAAGCTGGATACGTCGTCTCTTTAGGCAGCAATGACTTCATTAACAACTACTTGATGCCTGTCTATAGCGATTCTTGGAAGTACACTGATCAAACATTCGTCGACTACTTAATGGAAACACTTGAATCTCAACTTAGG GTGTTGCATAGTTTGGGAGCGAGGAAGCTAATGGTGTTTGGGTTAGGACCAATGGGTTGTATCCCACTCCAAAGAGCTTTAAGCCTCGATGGTAAATGTCAAAACAAAGCGAGTAGTCTTGCTGTGAGATTCAACAAAGCTGCCACCACAATGCTTAAAGATCTTGAAACCAAGCTCCCAAATGCAAACTATAAGTTTGGTGAAGCTTATAACCTCGTCAACGATGTTATCACTAACCCACAAAAATACG GATTCGACAACTCGGATTCGCCGTGTTGCTCGTTCTACAGAATCAGGCCGGCACTGACGTGTATTCCGGCGTCGACATTGTGTAAAGACAGAAGTAAGTATGTGTTTTGGGATGAGTATCATCCCACCGATAAGGCCAACGAGCTCGTTGCTAATATTCTTATCAAGCGGTTTGACTTCATGCGTGCTGATGACGGTACCTCCGAGGCTCCTTCTCCGTCCCCGGATCTAGCTCCTTCTCCCGATGATAAATAA
- the LOC106430269 gene encoding GDSL esterase/lipase At1g74460-like isoform X1 encodes MKYLLVFFIVLGLNAINGYDCKIVQFIFGDSLSDVGNNRNLPRSLAQANLPFYGIDFGNGLPNGRFTNGRTVSDIISDKIGLPRPLAFLDPSMNEDVILANGVNYASGGGGILNETGGYFIQKFSLWKQIELFQGTRDVIVAKIGKKEADKFFQQAGYVVSLGSNDFINNYLMPVYSDSWKYTDQTFVDYLMETLESQLRVLHSLGARKLMVFGLGPMGCIPLQRALSLDGKCQNKASSLAVRFNKAATTMLKDLETKLPNANYKFGEAYNLVNDVITNPQKYGFDNSDSPCCSFYRIRPALTCIPASTLCKDRSKYVFWDEYHPTDKANELVANILIKRFDFMRADDGTSEAPSPSPDLAPSPDDK; translated from the exons ATGAAGTACTTACTCGTTTTTTTTATCGTTCTAGGACTCAACGCGATCAATGGCTACGATTGCAAGATCGTCCAGTTTATATTTGGAGATTCATTGTCTGATGTAGGTAACAATAGGAACCTACCGAGGAGTTTAGCTCAGGCGAATCTTCCCTTTTACGGTATAGATTTTGGCAACGGTTTGCCTAATGGAAGGTTCACTAATGGCCGAACTGTTTCAGACATTATAA GTGATAAAATTGGGTTACCTAGACCATTAGCCTTTCTAGATCCATCAATGAATGAAGATGTAATACTTGCAAATGGAGTGAACTACGCCTCAGGAGGCGGTGGAATCTTGAATGAAACTGGTGGTTATTTC ATCCAAAAATTTTCTCTATGGAAGCAAATAGAATTGTTCCAAGGGACACGAGATGTAATTGTggcaaagatagggaaaaaagAAGCAGACAAATTCTTCCAACAAGCTGGATACGTCGTCTCTTTAGGCAGCAATGACTTCATTAACAACTACTTGATGCCTGTCTATAGCGATTCTTGGAAGTACACTGATCAAACATTCGTCGACTACTTAATGGAAACACTTGAATCTCAACTTAGG GTGTTGCATAGTTTGGGAGCGAGGAAGCTAATGGTGTTTGGGTTAGGACCAATGGGTTGTATCCCACTCCAAAGAGCTTTAAGCCTCGATGGTAAATGTCAAAACAAAGCGAGTAGTCTTGCTGTGAGATTCAACAAAGCTGCCACCACAATGCTTAAAGATCTTGAAACCAAGCTCCCAAATGCAAACTATAAGTTTGGTGAAGCTTATAACCTCGTCAACGATGTTATCACTAACCCACAAAAATACG GATTCGACAACTCGGATTCGCCGTGTTGCTCGTTCTACAGAATCAGGCCGGCACTGACGTGTATTCCGGCGTCGACATTGTGTAAAGACAGAAGTAAGTATGTGTTTTGGGATGAGTATCATCCCACCGATAAGGCCAACGAGCTCGTTGCTAATATTCTTATCAAGCGGTTTGACTTCATGCGTGCTGATGACGGTACCTCCGAGGCTCCTTCTCCGTCCCCGGATCTAGCTCCTTCTCCCGATGATAAATAA
- the LOC106430268 gene encoding geranylgeranyl diphosphate reductase, chloroplastic, with amino-acid sequence MATFTLKSFTGLRQSSPDQTRFVSHVPSSLSLPQRRTSLRVTASRASPNLANRKLRVAVIGGGPAGGAAAETLAQGGIETILIERKMDNCKPCGGAIPLCMVGEFNLPLDIIDRRVTKMKMISPSNIAVDIGRTLKEHEYIGMVRREVLDQYLRERAEKSGATVINGLFLKMDLPENWDTPYVLHYTEYDGKTGATGQKKTMEVDAVIGADGANSRVAKSIGAGDYDYAIAFQERIRIPDDKMTYYEDLAEMYVGDDVSPDFYGWVFPKCDHVAVGTGTVTHKGDIKKFQLATRNRAKDKILGGKIIRVEAHPIPEHPRPRRLSKRVALVGDAAGYVTKCSGEGIYFAAKSGRMCAEAIVEGSQNGKKMIDESDLRKYLEKWDKTYLPTYRVLDVLQKVFYRSNPAREAFVEMCGDEYVQKMTFDSYLYKRVAPGSPLEDLKLAVNTIGSVFRANALRREIEKLNV; translated from the exons ATGGCGACTTTTACACTCAAATCCTTCACCGGACTCCGTCAATCCTCACCAGATCAGACCAGATTCGTCTCCCATGTCCCGTCGTCACTCTCTCTCCCCCAGCGACGAACCTCTCTCCGAGTAACTGCATCCAGAGCCTCTCCTAACCTCGCTAACCGTAAACTCCGCGTCGCCGTCATCGGCGGAGGTCCGGCGGGAGGAGCCGCCGCCGAAACTCTCGCTCAGGGAGGCATCGAGACGATCCTCATCGAGCGAAAGATGGACAACTGCAAGCCTTGCGGCGGCGCGATACCTCTCTGCATGGTCGGCGAATTCAACTTGCCGCTGGACATCATCGACCGGAGAGTcacgaagatgaagatgatttcTCCTTCGAACATCGCCGTGGACATCGGCCGTACGCTTAAGGAGCATGAGTATATAGGTATGGTGAGGCGAGAGGTTCTTGACCAGTACCTGAGGGAGAGAGCCGAGAAGAGTGGAGCCACCGTTATCAACGGTCTCTTCCTTAAGATGGACTTGCCGGAGAATTGGGACACGCCGTACGTGTTGCATTACACGGAGTACGACGGGAAAACAGGAGCTACGGGACAGAAGAAGACCATGGAGGTTGACGCCGTTATCGGAGCTGACGGAGCTAACTCTAGAGTTGCGAAGTCCATCGGCGCCGGAGATTACGACTACGCCATTGCGTTTCAG GAGAGAATTAGAATTCCAGATGATAAGATGACATACTATGAGGATTTAGCTGAGATGTACGTCGGAGATGACGTGTCTCCGGATTTTTACGGATGGGTTTTCCCGAAATGCGACCATGTAGCTGTCGGAACAGGCACTGTTACTCACAAAGGTGACATCAAGAAGTTCCAGCTCGCGACAAGAAACAGAGCCAAGGACAAGATTCTAGGAGGAAAGATCATCCGCGTGGAGGCTCACCCTATCCCGGAACACCCACGTCCACGTAGGCTCTCCAAGCGTGTGGCTCTTGTTGGTGATGCTGCAGGGTACGTGACGAAATGTTCCGGTGAAGGGATCTACTTCGCTGCAAAGAGTGGGAGAATGTGCGCTGAAGCTATCGTTGAAGGCTCACAGAATG gCAAGAAGATGATCGATGAGAGTGACTTGAGGAAGTACTTGGAGAAATGGGACAAGACATACTTGCCTACTTACAGGGTTCTTGACGTGTTGCAGAAAGTGTTTTATAGATCTAATCCTGCTAGAGAAGCGTTTGTGGAGATGTGTGGTGATGAGTATGTTCAGAAGATGACGTTTGATAGTTATCTTTACAAGAGAGTTGCTCCGGGTAGTCCTTTGGAGGATTTGAAGTTGGCTGTGAACACCATTGGGAGTGTGTTTAGAGCTAATGCTTTAAGGAGAGAGATTGAGAAGCTGAATGTTTAA